From Kineosporia succinea, the proteins below share one genomic window:
- a CDS encoding GNAT family N-acetyltransferase translates to MFRVPESEWRVLRDARLKALRCSPEAFCGNYARERLVHRRTWRRRARTGQWTVARSGGEIVGLAGLLDDPDQELGALTSKCIESVWVHPERRRRGLVRHMLGTIEEKAYRQGVGTLVLYVLTANQPAREVYRRLGYHDVGLDSFIEVRRGWQSRPEPERRLVKSLV, encoded by the coding sequence TTGTTCCGGGTTCCGGAGAGCGAGTGGCGGGTGCTGCGTGACGCGCGGCTGAAGGCGCTGCGCTGCTCGCCCGAGGCCTTCTGCGGGAACTACGCCCGCGAGCGCCTGGTGCACCGGCGCACCTGGCGGCGCCGGGCCCGCACCGGGCAGTGGACGGTGGCCCGGTCGGGGGGCGAGATCGTGGGGCTGGCCGGGCTGCTCGACGACCCGGACCAGGAGCTGGGGGCGCTCACGAGCAAGTGCATCGAATCGGTCTGGGTTCACCCCGAGCGGCGCCGCCGGGGGCTGGTGCGGCACATGCTGGGAACGATCGAGGAGAAGGCGTACCGGCAGGGGGTCGGCACGCTCGTGCTGTACGTGCTCACCGCCAACCAGCCGGCCCGCGAGGTCTACCGCCGGCTCGGCTACCACGACGTCGGCCTGGACTCGTTCATCGAGGTGCGGCGGGGGTGGCAGAGCCGTCCCGAGCCCGAGCGCCGGCTGGTGAAGAGCCTGGTCTGA
- a CDS encoding asparaginase, with protein MKNVLLITLGGTISSSADGSSPGVIPRSGADEMAGQLAPWLPHVRVVPHELRLLPSPSLGLADLFALLELITTSEDASGIVVSQGTDTLEETAFFLDVLGAGARCPVVVTGAMRDRDTPGADGAANLVAAVNVAASPSARGVLVVFADRIFAGRTVRKESAVHADAFVASPWGALGLVREGEVHLPLCAAGEPTLPVPVPAGEPPAVALISTGVDDDLRLLPGLASFGYVGVALEGMGGGHVAARAVSAVAACEVPVVLCSRAGAGPTLRRTYGYPGGEIDLLARGLIWGGHLTGVKARLLLMLCLMHGWSGEELRTRFEAIADS; from the coding sequence GTGAAGAACGTTCTCCTGATCACTCTGGGTGGCACGATCAGCTCGTCGGCCGACGGCTCGTCCCCGGGCGTGATCCCGCGCAGCGGCGCCGACGAGATGGCCGGGCAGCTCGCACCCTGGCTCCCGCACGTGCGGGTGGTGCCGCACGAGCTGCGGCTGCTGCCCTCGCCCTCGCTCGGTCTCGCCGACCTGTTCGCCCTGCTCGAGCTGATCACGACCAGTGAGGACGCGTCGGGCATCGTGGTCTCGCAAGGCACCGACACGCTCGAGGAGACGGCGTTCTTCCTGGACGTGCTCGGCGCCGGCGCCCGCTGCCCGGTGGTCGTCACCGGGGCCATGCGCGACCGGGACACCCCCGGCGCCGACGGGGCGGCGAACCTGGTGGCGGCCGTGAACGTGGCCGCGTCACCGTCCGCGCGCGGGGTGCTGGTGGTGTTCGCCGACCGCATCTTCGCCGGACGCACCGTGCGCAAGGAGAGCGCCGTGCACGCCGACGCCTTCGTCGCCTCGCCGTGGGGCGCGCTCGGCCTGGTGCGCGAAGGGGAGGTGCACCTGCCGCTGTGCGCGGCCGGGGAGCCCACGCTGCCCGTGCCGGTTCCGGCCGGGGAACCGCCCGCGGTGGCCCTGATCAGCACCGGCGTCGACGACGACCTGAGGCTCCTGCCCGGCCTGGCTTCCTTCGGCTACGTCGGTGTGGCGCTGGAGGGCATGGGCGGTGGGCACGTCGCGGCCCGGGCGGTGTCGGCGGTGGCCGCGTGCGAGGTGCCCGTGGTGCTGTGCAGCCGAGCCGGGGCCGGCCCCACGTTGCGCCGCACCTACGGCTACCCGGGCGGTGAGATCGACCTGCTGGCCCGGGGTCTGATCTGGGGCGGGCACCTCACCGGGGTGAAGGCCCGTCTGCTGCTGATGCTGTGCCTGATGCACGGGTGGTCGGGAGAGGAATTGAGGACGCGGTTCGAGGCGATCGCGGACAGCTGA
- a CDS encoding oligopeptide/dipeptide ABC transporter ATP-binding protein has product MTLNGVSVVHRIRGRGLFGRASVHALTEATLSIRAGETVGVVGESGCGKTTLARVLVGLQRPTAGEVAFEGTSLWSMSARERRLMFGARVGTVFQDPSTALNRRLSVQRIIADPLVVHQRRGRARRVRDLMDLVGLPSAVADAVPAQLSGGQRQRVAIARALALEPSLLVADEPTSALDVSVRAQILNLLDVLQAELGLAMVFVSHDIQTVRRMSDRIVTMYLGRIAEEAPATGVEEVARHPYTHALFSATPRLLTTARPIPLRGRVPSATNPPSGCNFRTRCWRAGPECAQALPPLSTEPSGVAYRCLHPILEPGDLEQPAPAT; this is encoded by the coding sequence ATGACGCTGAACGGGGTGTCGGTGGTGCACCGCATCCGGGGCCGGGGGTTGTTCGGCCGGGCCTCGGTGCACGCGCTGACCGAGGCCACGCTGTCGATCCGTGCCGGTGAGACGGTCGGTGTGGTGGGTGAATCCGGTTGTGGCAAGACCACTCTGGCGCGAGTGCTGGTGGGGTTGCAGCGTCCGACGGCCGGGGAGGTGGCGTTCGAGGGCACGTCGCTGTGGTCGATGTCGGCCCGGGAGCGGCGGCTGATGTTCGGTGCGCGGGTGGGCACGGTGTTCCAGGACCCGTCCACGGCGCTGAACCGGCGTCTGAGCGTGCAGCGGATCATCGCCGACCCGCTGGTGGTGCATCAGCGACGTGGGCGGGCCCGGCGGGTGCGGGATCTGATGGACCTGGTCGGGTTGCCCTCGGCGGTGGCCGACGCCGTGCCCGCACAGCTCTCGGGCGGGCAGCGGCAGCGGGTGGCGATCGCCCGGGCCCTGGCCCTGGAGCCCTCGCTGCTGGTGGCCGACGAGCCCACCTCGGCGCTCGACGTCTCGGTGCGGGCGCAGATCCTCAACCTGCTCGACGTGCTGCAGGCAGAACTGGGCCTGGCCATGGTGTTCGTGTCCCACGACATCCAGACGGTGCGGCGCATGTCCGACCGCATCGTGACGATGTACCTGGGCCGGATCGCCGAGGAGGCCCCGGCCACCGGGGTCGAGGAGGTGGCGCGGCATCCGTACACGCACGCCCTGTTCTCGGCCACGCCCCGCCTGCTCACCACGGCCCGGCCGATCCCGCTGCGCGGCCGGGTGCCGTCGGCCACGAATCCCCCGTCCGGGTGCAATTTTCGCACCCGCTGCTGGCGGGCGGGCCCGGAGTGTGCGCAGGCCCTGCCCCCGCTCTCGACGGAACCTTCGGGCGTGGCCTACCGCTGCCTGCACCCGATCCTCGAACCGGGCGACCTGGAGCAGCCGGCCCCGGCCACCTAG
- a CDS encoding dipeptide/oligopeptide/nickel ABC transporter permease/ATP-binding protein: MRGSLKALARPGVRFRRLGRASWLAVGVVVLLAFVALLAPLIAPYSPNELSSDTGGPSGAHWFGVDDNGRDVFTRLLYGTRWSLAIGLLATAFALLCGAFLGAFTATAGKSVDEVVMRVLDVVMAFPGIALAAVLVAVFGRDIPVLILAIGFLYVPQVTRVVRANVLAQYAEDYVAAEKTIGARRFYTLTRHVAVNCAAPVLVFCTILVADAIVFESSLSFIGAGIQPPDPSWGSVLADGKDLVLLGGWWATLFPGLLILITVLALNVLAEGISDAWAAPSARPQAQQAVQADVARAAASNTLVSLPDDELKTVGSRLAERHRDRGSAPVVLDVRGLSITFPARHQGKSVVQDISFSVRAGEVLGLIGESGCGKSLTALAVMGLQPPGAVVRGEVLFGGRDLLTLKPAERRRLMGREIAMVYQDALSSLNPALTVKSQLGQVVRRGGRRSPEELLRLVGLDPERTLRSYPHELSGGQRQRVLIALALARDPQLIIADEPTTALDVTVQAQVMELLLRLQTELGFALVLVSHDLALVAELTDRVVVMYAGQVAESGLTSSLIAGARHHYTRGLLASVVSIERQEQVLAQIKGVVPAPADFNHGCRFADRCPAADSDVCPVQLPPVVGEADHEVACHYPVGVSA, encoded by the coding sequence GTGAGAGGCTCGCTGAAAGCGCTGGCCCGGCCGGGCGTCCGGTTCCGTCGGCTGGGCCGGGCTTCCTGGCTGGCCGTGGGTGTGGTGGTCCTGCTGGCGTTCGTGGCCTTGCTCGCGCCGTTGATCGCTCCCTACTCGCCGAACGAGCTGAGTTCCGACACCGGCGGGCCGTCCGGCGCCCACTGGTTCGGTGTCGACGACAACGGGCGTGACGTGTTCACCCGGCTGTTGTACGGCACCCGCTGGTCGCTGGCCATCGGGCTGCTGGCCACCGCTTTCGCCCTGCTGTGCGGTGCCTTTCTGGGGGCCTTCACGGCCACCGCGGGCAAGTCGGTCGACGAGGTGGTGATGCGGGTGCTGGACGTCGTCATGGCGTTCCCCGGCATCGCGCTGGCCGCGGTGCTCGTGGCCGTGTTCGGGCGGGACATCCCGGTGCTGATCCTGGCCATCGGCTTCCTGTACGTGCCCCAGGTGACGCGGGTGGTGCGGGCGAACGTGCTCGCGCAGTACGCGGAAGACTACGTCGCGGCCGAGAAGACCATCGGGGCGCGACGTTTCTACACGCTGACCCGGCACGTGGCGGTGAACTGCGCGGCGCCGGTGCTGGTGTTCTGCACGATCCTGGTGGCCGACGCGATCGTGTTCGAGAGCTCACTGTCCTTCATCGGCGCGGGTATTCAGCCGCCCGACCCGTCGTGGGGCTCGGTGCTCGCCGACGGAAAAGACCTGGTGCTGCTCGGCGGATGGTGGGCCACGCTGTTTCCCGGCCTGCTCATCCTGATCACCGTGCTCGCGCTGAACGTGCTGGCCGAGGGCATCTCCGACGCCTGGGCGGCGCCGTCGGCCCGGCCGCAGGCCCAGCAGGCGGTGCAGGCCGACGTGGCCCGGGCGGCTGCTTCGAACACGCTGGTCTCTCTTCCCGACGATGAATTGAAGACGGTCGGGTCGCGTCTCGCGGAACGGCACCGGGATCGTGGATCGGCTCCGGTGGTGCTCGACGTGCGGGGCCTGTCGATCACGTTTCCCGCTCGGCACCAGGGAAAGTCGGTGGTGCAGGACATCTCGTTCAGCGTGCGGGCGGGGGAGGTGCTGGGGCTGATCGGGGAGTCGGGGTGCGGCAAGTCGCTGACGGCCCTGGCGGTGATGGGACTGCAGCCTCCGGGCGCCGTGGTGAGAGGCGAGGTGCTGTTCGGGGGGCGTGATCTGCTGACGTTGAAACCCGCCGAACGCCGTCGGCTGATGGGCCGCGAGATCGCGATGGTCTACCAGGACGCGCTGTCGTCGCTGAATCCCGCGTTGACCGTGAAGAGTCAGCTGGGGCAGGTGGTGCGGCGGGGTGGCCGCCGGTCGCCGGAGGAGCTGCTGCGGCTGGTCGGGCTGGATCCGGAGCGCACCCTGCGGTCGTACCCGCACGAGCTCTCCGGCGGGCAGCGGCAGCGGGTGCTCATCGCCCTGGCCCTGGCCCGGGATCCCCAGCTGATCATCGCCGACGAGCCCACCACCGCGCTCGACGTGACCGTGCAGGCCCAGGTGATGGAGCTGCTGCTGCGGCTGCAGACCGAGCTGGGGTTCGCCCTGGTGCTGGTGTCGCACGACCTCGCGCTGGTGGCCGAACTGACCGACCGCGTGGTGGTGATGTACGCCGGGCAGGTGGCCGAGAGCGGCCTGACCTCGTCACTGATCGCCGGGGCGCGACACCACTACACCCGGGGTCTGCTGGCGTCGGTGGTGTCGATCGAGCGGCAGGAGCAGGTGCTGGCCCAGATCAAGGGCGTGGTGCCGGCCCCGGCCGACTTCAATCACGGCTGCCGGTTCGCCGATCGCTGCCCGGCCGCGGATTCCGACGTGTGCCCGGTGCAGTTGCCCCCGGTGGTCGGGGAGGCCGATCACGAGGTGGCGTGTCACTACCCGGTGGGGGTGTCGGCGTGA
- a CDS encoding ABC transporter permease → MTVVARMLARRLLLFVPLVLGVVLFVFVVMRFAPTDPALAAFEGGSATAEQLEAFREANGLNDPLPVRYVNFVIDLVHGDFGTSLITRQPVLDTIRTALPLTVQLTALGILIALSLAVVLGVTAAVFRDRWPDQLIRLVSLVGVAAPPFWVALLLIQWLAVGRGLFPTGGYVNPAEGVGPWLNSLALPAVSLAMPVAAQMTRVIRTSVVEELDKDYVRTARGLGLPPLVVVGRNVLRNALVNPLTVLGLRIGYMLGGAVVIETMFALPGMGQNMIQAVGDGDTAKVQGFVLTIAIGFLVVNLVVDVLYLIANPRLRTAS, encoded by the coding sequence ATGACCGTGGTGGCACGGATGCTGGCCCGGCGTCTGCTGCTGTTCGTGCCGCTCGTGCTCGGGGTGGTCCTGTTCGTCTTCGTGGTGATGCGGTTCGCTCCGACCGACCCGGCCCTGGCCGCGTTCGAGGGCGGCAGCGCCACGGCCGAGCAGCTCGAGGCGTTCCGCGAGGCGAACGGGCTCAACGATCCGCTGCCGGTGCGCTACGTGAACTTCGTGATCGACCTGGTGCACGGTGATTTCGGCACCTCGCTGATCACACGGCAGCCGGTGCTCGACACGATCCGCACCGCGCTGCCGCTCACCGTTCAGCTGACGGCACTGGGCATCCTCATCGCCCTGAGCCTGGCGGTGGTCCTGGGCGTGACCGCGGCGGTGTTCCGCGACCGCTGGCCCGACCAGCTGATCCGGCTGGTCAGCCTGGTCGGGGTGGCGGCGCCGCCGTTCTGGGTGGCGCTGCTGCTGATCCAGTGGCTGGCGGTGGGGCGAGGGTTGTTCCCGACCGGGGGCTACGTCAACCCGGCCGAAGGGGTCGGTCCCTGGCTGAACTCGCTCGCACTGCCCGCCGTTTCGCTGGCGATGCCGGTCGCGGCCCAGATGACGCGGGTCATCCGCACCTCGGTGGTGGAGGAGCTCGACAAGGACTATGTGCGCACGGCCCGCGGTCTGGGGCTGCCGCCGCTGGTGGTGGTCGGGCGCAACGTGCTGCGCAACGCCCTGGTGAATCCGCTGACGGTGCTCGGGCTGCGCATCGGCTACATGCTCGGGGGAGCGGTGGTGATCGAGACGATGTTCGCGTTGCCGGGTATGGGGCAGAACATGATCCAGGCCGTGGGCGACGGTGACACCGCCAAGGTCCAGGGCTTCGTGCTGACGATCGCCATCGGGTTCCTGGTGGTGAACCTGGTGGTCGACGTGCTGTACCTGATCGCCAACCCGCGACTGAGGACGGCGTCGTGA
- a CDS encoding ABC transporter substrate-binding protein, which yields MHRSKILRRSVAVAALAALVACGGPASSDSSASKDTLTAVIGYGNNQSWDPTQTASAFSMAAFTNVYEPLVTGDPITREPEAGLAAVPDDIDGDTITFELREGAKWSDGQPVTAEDVKFTYDRILDPDENVQLRAFFSGWLEDVVVTDDRSVEFRLKQPFRYALNRVETAMILPKHVFDGKWEDAAGGKTLGSGPYKVTEQAPLDHTTFVKNDQYNGDHPAQYDTLVWRSIVDAAPRVAAISGARPQAQIVDNIPPANLEQLREDGRQVEAVQGQNNVFLMFNTTKKPFDDKRVRQALHYAIDKDKVVQVALKGQGVGADSYLNPELEAYQKASTDFAYDPDKAEQLLKEAGVSDLSITLGSTNTSLVADTINVIKEGWDAIGVKTTLNAQDTKALFSKLDGGEDYQVVAASGNPQQFGNDPDLIERFYYSKSSLWSATYARFTGPDADALYEQMDKAAYAADEAAAKTENKKVLDTIADEAVLYPVVFTKLVTAWNGSRLEDIQPQGYPGINIVRAQRIDEQ from the coding sequence ATGCACCGCTCGAAGATTCTCCGGCGAAGTGTTGCCGTGGCTGCGCTGGCCGCCCTGGTTGCCTGCGGAGGGCCCGCCTCCTCCGACAGCAGCGCGAGCAAAGACACGCTGACCGCCGTCATCGGCTACGGCAACAACCAGAGCTGGGACCCGACCCAGACCGCGTCCGCCTTCTCGATGGCCGCGTTCACCAACGTCTACGAGCCTCTCGTCACGGGCGACCCGATCACCCGGGAGCCGGAGGCGGGCCTGGCCGCGGTGCCCGACGACATCGACGGCGACACCATCACCTTCGAGTTGCGTGAGGGCGCGAAATGGTCTGACGGGCAACCGGTGACGGCCGAGGACGTGAAGTTCACCTACGACCGCATTCTCGATCCCGACGAGAACGTCCAGTTGCGCGCGTTCTTCTCGGGGTGGCTCGAGGACGTCGTGGTCACCGATGACAGAAGCGTCGAGTTCCGTCTCAAGCAGCCCTTCCGGTACGCGCTCAACCGGGTCGAGACCGCGATGATCCTGCCGAAGCACGTGTTCGACGGAAAGTGGGAAGACGCGGCGGGCGGCAAGACCCTGGGGTCGGGGCCGTACAAGGTCACCGAGCAGGCCCCGCTCGACCACACCACCTTCGTCAAGAACGACCAGTACAACGGCGATCACCCGGCGCAGTACGACACTCTGGTCTGGCGTTCGATCGTCGACGCGGCGCCGCGCGTGGCCGCGATCTCCGGGGCCCGTCCGCAGGCGCAGATCGTCGACAACATTCCGCCGGCCAACCTCGAGCAACTGCGCGAAGACGGGCGCCAGGTCGAGGCCGTGCAGGGTCAGAACAACGTCTTCCTCATGTTCAACACCACGAAGAAGCCGTTCGACGACAAGCGGGTGCGGCAGGCCCTGCACTACGCGATCGACAAGGACAAGGTCGTGCAGGTCGCGCTCAAGGGGCAGGGCGTGGGGGCGGACTCGTACCTCAACCCCGAGCTCGAGGCGTACCAGAAGGCGTCCACCGACTTCGCCTACGACCCCGACAAGGCCGAGCAGCTGCTCAAGGAGGCCGGGGTCAGCGACCTCAGCATCACGCTCGGCTCGACCAACACCTCGCTGGTGGCCGACACGATCAACGTGATCAAGGAGGGGTGGGACGCGATCGGGGTGAAGACCACCCTGAACGCGCAGGACACCAAGGCCCTGTTCTCCAAGCTCGACGGCGGCGAGGACTACCAGGTCGTGGCCGCCTCGGGTAACCCGCAGCAGTTCGGCAACGACCCCGACCTGATCGAGCGGTTCTACTACAGCAAGTCGTCGCTCTGGTCGGCCACCTATGCGCGCTTCACCGGGCCCGACGCCGACGCGCTCTACGAGCAGATGGACAAGGCCGCCTACGCCGCCGACGAGGCCGCCGCCAAGACCGAGAACAAGAAGGTGCTCGACACCATCGCCGACGAGGCGGTGCTCTACCCGGTGGTGTTCACCAAGCTGGTCACCGCCTGGAACGGGTCGCGGCTGGAAGACATCCAGCCGCAGGGGTATCCGGGCATCAACATCGTGCGGGCACAGAGAATCGACGAGCAATGA
- a CDS encoding amidohydrolase yields MILRHARLLGSGDLVDVEVRDGRIAPAGSVTGTGTEVIDLDGRWLAPGLWDNHVHFTQWVRARQRIDLSATTSPDEVLAVVAAELAARPDDGTAVVGYGFRDGLWPYPPTLAALDALAPHRPVILVSGDLHCGWINTRAAASVGMVPDEFGLVREAEWMQGQSRLGAETQPLLEHFATAAEDAARRGVVGIVDFEATENVAEWPARVAAGIRSLRVEASIWPDRLAAAVAGGLRTGAVLDPDGLITVGRLKVVVDGSLNTRTALCHEPYPGLDPASPHACGVQSFSPAELRDLLETAYGNGITAAVHAIGDRANELVLDEYERLGVTGTVEHAQLVAATDFERFGRLGLVASVQPEHAMDDRDVADRFWKGRTERTFAFRSLIDAGAALALGSDAPVAPLDPWIAIAAAVGRDRDGREAWHPEQRIPFSVALDASTRSRIAVGEPADLIVLDEDPSSLDSSALRGLPVAATLLGGRWTWKSF; encoded by the coding sequence ATGATTCTGCGGCACGCCCGGCTTCTCGGTTCCGGTGACCTCGTCGACGTGGAGGTGCGCGACGGGCGCATCGCCCCGGCCGGCTCCGTCACCGGCACCGGTACCGAGGTCATCGATCTGGACGGCCGCTGGCTGGCTCCCGGCCTGTGGGACAACCACGTGCACTTCACCCAGTGGGTGCGGGCCCGGCAGCGCATCGACCTGTCCGCGACCACCAGCCCCGACGAGGTGCTGGCGGTGGTCGCCGCCGAGCTGGCCGCGCGGCCCGACGACGGCACGGCGGTGGTGGGCTACGGGTTCCGCGACGGGCTGTGGCCGTACCCGCCCACCCTGGCGGCGCTCGACGCGCTGGCGCCCCACCGTCCGGTGATCCTGGTCAGCGGCGATCTGCACTGCGGCTGGATCAACACCCGGGCCGCGGCCTCGGTCGGCATGGTCCCCGACGAGTTCGGACTGGTGCGCGAGGCCGAGTGGATGCAGGGACAGAGCCGTCTGGGCGCCGAGACCCAGCCTCTGCTCGAGCATTTCGCCACGGCGGCCGAGGATGCCGCCCGGCGGGGCGTGGTCGGCATCGTCGATTTCGAGGCCACCGAGAACGTGGCCGAATGGCCCGCCCGGGTCGCGGCCGGCATCCGGTCACTACGGGTGGAGGCGTCGATCTGGCCCGACCGGCTGGCCGCGGCGGTGGCGGGCGGTCTGCGCACCGGAGCAGTGCTCGACCCCGACGGGCTCATCACGGTCGGCCGGCTGAAGGTCGTGGTCGACGGCTCGCTGAACACCCGCACGGCCCTCTGCCACGAGCCCTACCCCGGCCTCGATCCCGCTTCGCCCCACGCCTGCGGAGTGCAGAGCTTCAGCCCGGCGGAGCTGCGCGACCTGCTCGAAACCGCCTACGGCAACGGGATCACGGCCGCCGTGCACGCGATCGGCGACCGGGCGAACGAACTGGTGCTGGACGAGTACGAGCGTCTGGGCGTCACCGGCACCGTCGAGCACGCCCAACTGGTGGCGGCTACGGACTTCGAGCGCTTCGGCCGCCTGGGTCTGGTCGCGAGTGTGCAGCCCGAACACGCGATGGACGACCGGGACGTCGCCGACCGTTTCTGGAAGGGCCGCACCGAGCGCACTTTCGCATTTCGCTCACTGATCGACGCGGGGGCTGCGCTGGCCCTGGGCTCGGATGCGCCGGTCGCCCCGCTCGACCCGTGGATCGCGATCGCCGCCGCCGTGGGACGCGACCGCGACGGCCGCGAGGCCTGGCACCCGGAGCAGCGGATTCCGTTCTCCGTGGCTCTGGACGCCAGCACCCGCTCCCGCATCGCCGTCGGCGAACCGGCCGATCTCATCGTGCTGGACGAGGATCCGTCGAGCCTGGACTCGTCGGCGTTGCGTGGTCTGCCCGTGGCCGCAACGCTTCTCGGTGGTCGCTGGACCTGGAAGAGCTTCTGA
- a CDS encoding zinc-binding dehydrogenase: MWTVVAERIGGPEVLTYREMPDPEPGAGQVRVRVEVAAVTFMDVMRRSGSPIGPPASFPIVLGNGVAGVVDRVGPGVDESCLTTRVVTTTGGSGGYASLAVANAADLHVVPHSLDSRSAAAVLADGRTALGLFEAAKIRTGDVVVVTAAAGGVGSLLVQLAVAAGARVTGLVGSATKAESVGLDNVLNYRETGWSGRVPQADVVFDGVGGEITTALAARIRSGGRYLQHGAASGTWGVIEPRSDVDVIPLSVISVDGMAARALELTAAGTLKPLIVQTFPLAEAVRAHEAIEARTAIGKTLLILRSSSRSSDHREALRPRADHATPTSPGSTDPRPAR, from the coding sequence ATGTGGACTGTCGTTGCTGAAAGAATCGGTGGTCCGGAGGTTCTGACGTATCGGGAAATGCCGGATCCCGAGCCCGGTGCTGGGCAGGTGCGGGTGCGGGTGGAGGTCGCCGCCGTCACCTTCATGGACGTGATGCGGCGCTCCGGCAGCCCGATCGGCCCGCCGGCCTCGTTCCCGATCGTGCTGGGCAACGGGGTGGCGGGTGTCGTCGACCGGGTCGGACCGGGAGTTGACGAATCCTGTTTGACGACAAGGGTTGTCACCACAACCGGAGGCTCGGGAGGCTATGCGAGCCTGGCGGTGGCGAACGCGGCCGATCTGCACGTCGTCCCTCATTCTCTCGATTCAAGGTCGGCGGCAGCGGTTCTCGCCGATGGTCGCACAGCGCTCGGGTTGTTCGAGGCAGCGAAGATCAGAACGGGAGACGTCGTGGTCGTCACCGCGGCGGCCGGCGGTGTGGGCAGCCTGCTGGTTCAGCTGGCCGTCGCGGCGGGAGCCCGGGTGACCGGACTGGTGGGAAGCGCGACGAAAGCCGAGAGCGTGGGGCTCGACAATGTCCTCAATTACCGCGAAACCGGCTGGAGCGGAAGGGTGCCGCAAGCTGATGTGGTTTTCGACGGGGTCGGTGGCGAGATCACGACGGCTCTGGCCGCCCGTATCCGGAGCGGCGGGAGGTATCTGCAACACGGTGCCGCCAGTGGCACCTGGGGTGTGATCGAGCCGCGATCAGACGTCGACGTCATCCCTCTGTCGGTGATCTCGGTGGACGGGATGGCCGCACGAGCCCTCGAACTGACTGCGGCCGGAACGCTGAAACCCCTTATCGTGCAGACCTTCCCGCTGGCCGAGGCGGTCCGGGCGCACGAGGCGATCGAGGCCCGCACGGCCATCGGGAAGACCCTGCTGATCCTCAGAAGCTCTTCCAGGTCCAGCGACCACCGAGAAGCGTTGCGGCCACGGGCAGACCACGCAACGCCGACGAGTCCAGGCTCGACGGATCCTCGTCCAGCACGATGA
- a CDS encoding MDR family MFS transporter: MPAMRDASVDRELVRLVGVLLLGAMAALIDTTVVSVALGDLAKVFGVDVSVVQWASTGYLLAMVAVIPLLGPLVDRFGTRRLWLGTISVFLTGSVLCSTAWSIESLIVFRVVQGLGAGLILPLVQAILAQAAGPQRIGRVMGLVGIPGQLAPVLGPVVGGLIVGSLGWRWIFLVNVPICGAALLLAGRNLESPGTTPTSRGSLLKTRSLVVGALLVFLSGACLYAPMLLTPLFFQQVRGYDVEQVGLLLAPQGIGLMVSLWFTGRWADRSGPRVVAAFGALMLALGVVTLALGARAPLSVLLTALVCMGIGLGGIGIGASAASYRDVPSGSIPRAAALVSVVQRAGASAGTVTAALVLQSGSFVRAYGWVLALIGVSGAVVWFLPSGAAGGSRSDAMREAADVDCRC, from the coding sequence ATGCCAGCAATGAGGGACGCGTCGGTGGACCGGGAACTCGTCCGGCTCGTCGGTGTGCTGCTTCTCGGGGCGATGGCCGCGCTCATCGACACGACCGTCGTCAGCGTCGCCCTGGGTGACCTGGCAAAGGTTTTCGGGGTGGACGTGTCGGTCGTCCAGTGGGCGTCGACGGGTTACCTGCTGGCCATGGTCGCCGTGATCCCGCTGCTCGGCCCTCTGGTCGACCGTTTCGGCACGCGCCGGCTCTGGTTGGGCACGATCTCGGTGTTCCTCACCGGGTCGGTCTTGTGCTCGACGGCCTGGTCGATCGAGAGCCTGATCGTGTTCCGGGTGGTGCAGGGGCTCGGCGCCGGGCTGATTCTTCCTCTGGTGCAGGCCATCCTGGCTCAGGCGGCCGGCCCGCAACGCATCGGCCGGGTGATGGGGCTCGTCGGGATCCCCGGTCAGCTCGCGCCCGTCCTCGGCCCGGTCGTCGGTGGGCTGATCGTGGGTTCGCTGGGCTGGCGCTGGATCTTCCTGGTCAACGTGCCGATCTGCGGGGCGGCGTTGCTGCTGGCCGGGCGCAATCTGGAAAGTCCGGGCACGACGCCGACTTCGAGGGGATCCCTGCTGAAGACCCGGTCGCTCGTTGTGGGAGCCTTGCTGGTCTTTCTCAGCGGTGCCTGTCTGTATGCTCCGATGTTGTTGACCCCGCTCTTCTTTCAGCAGGTCCGAGGCTATGACGTGGAACAGGTCGGGCTTCTGCTGGCGCCGCAGGGCATCGGGCTGATGGTCTCGCTGTGGTTCACCGGGCGCTGGGCCGACCGTTCGGGGCCGCGTGTCGTGGCCGCGTTCGGCGCGCTGATGCTCGCTCTCGGGGTCGTGACGCTGGCGCTGGGCGCGAGGGCGCCACTGTCGGTGCTGCTCACGGCTCTGGTCTGCATGGGGATCGGGTTGGGCGGCATCGGGATCGGGGCCTCGGCAGCCAGTTATCGCGATGTGCCGTCCGGTTCGATCCCGCGGGCGGCGGCGTTGGTCAGCGTGGTGCAGCGGGCCGGGGCATCAGCCGGCACGGTCACGGCGGCGCTGGTGCTGCAGAGCGGTTCGTTCGTGCGGGCGTACGGCTGGGTGCTGGCGTTGATCGGGGTCAGCGGGGCGGTCGTGTGGTTCCTGCCGTCGGGGGCGGCCGGGGGTTCGAGGAGTGACGCGATGAGGGAGGCTGCGGATGTGGACTGTCGTTGCTGA